In Flavobacterium sp. WV_118_3, one DNA window encodes the following:
- the katG gene encoding catalase/peroxidase HPI, whose product MENQPNDISKCPFHNGNTNNEAATGTKNRDWWPKQLKVNILRQNSALSNPMDQDFNYHEAFKSLDLEAVKKDLQELMTDSQDWWPADFGHYGGLFIRMAWHSAGTYRVQDGRGGAGAGQQRFAPLNSWPDNVSLDKARRLLWPIKQKYGQKISWADLIILTGNVALESMGFKTFGFAGGRADVWEPDESVYWGSETTWLGGDERYKNGSGGIPKDHGVVSSDDNANGTIHSRNLENPLAAVQMGLIYVNPEGPDGNPDPIAAAKDIRDTFERMAMNDEETVALIAGGHTFGKTHGAASSDHVGKEPEAADIELQGLGWKNSFGSGKGSDAITSGLEVTWTKTPTQWSNNFFENLFGFEWELSKSPAGAHQWVAKNAEAIIPDAFDSTKKHLPTMLTTDLSLRLDPVYEKISRRFLENPDAFADAFARAWFKLTHRDMGPRTRYLGPDVPQEVLLWQDPIPEINHKLIDENDIIQLKEEIVNSGLSISQLVGTAWASASTFRGSDKRGGANGARIRLAPQKDWEINNPAQLKQVLDKLETIKTAFDASQKDGKKVSLADLIVLAGCAGVEKAAKASGYMVVVPFAPGRMDASLEQTDVVSFGYLEPKADGFRNYRKIKSTVSTEVLLIDKANLLTLTAPELTVLLGGLRVLDINADGTKNGVFTHRPGQLTNDFFINLLDMNTQWRAVSNDQELYAGNDRTTGQPKWMATRADLVFGSNSELRAIAEVYASTDAQEKFVNDFIKVWNKVLNLDRFDLV is encoded by the coding sequence ATGGAAAATCAACCAAACGACATTAGCAAGTGCCCTTTTCATAATGGGAACACAAATAATGAAGCCGCGACAGGTACAAAAAACCGTGATTGGTGGCCAAAGCAATTAAAGGTTAATATCCTGAGACAAAATTCAGCATTGTCAAATCCGATGGATCAGGATTTTAATTATCATGAAGCTTTTAAAAGTCTTGATCTTGAAGCTGTAAAGAAAGATTTACAGGAACTCATGACGGATTCACAAGATTGGTGGCCGGCAGATTTTGGTCACTATGGCGGTCTTTTCATTAGAATGGCATGGCATAGCGCAGGAACATATCGGGTACAGGACGGACGTGGTGGTGCGGGAGCAGGACAACAGCGTTTTGCGCCTCTTAATAGCTGGCCGGATAATGTGAGCCTTGATAAAGCAAGAAGATTGCTGTGGCCGATAAAACAAAAATATGGTCAAAAAATTTCCTGGGCTGATTTGATCATACTAACTGGAAATGTCGCTCTGGAATCTATGGGCTTTAAAACATTTGGTTTTGCAGGTGGACGAGCTGACGTATGGGAACCGGATGAATCGGTTTACTGGGGTTCTGAAACTACCTGGTTAGGTGGAGATGAGCGTTATAAAAACGGTTCCGGAGGTATACCGAAAGATCATGGCGTTGTATCATCAGATGACAATGCCAATGGTACTATTCACAGTAGAAATCTGGAAAACCCTCTTGCTGCAGTACAAATGGGACTTATATATGTGAATCCTGAAGGTCCTGATGGAAATCCGGATCCTATTGCCGCAGCAAAAGATATAAGGGATACGTTTGAACGCATGGCCATGAACGATGAAGAAACAGTCGCATTAATAGCAGGTGGTCACACGTTTGGCAAAACCCATGGAGCTGCTTCTTCTGACCATGTAGGCAAAGAACCAGAAGCAGCTGATATCGAACTACAAGGTTTGGGTTGGAAAAATAGTTTTGGTTCGGGAAAAGGTTCTGATGCCATTACAAGCGGATTGGAAGTGACCTGGACAAAAACACCAACACAGTGGAGTAATAACTTTTTCGAAAATTTGTTTGGCTTTGAATGGGAGCTCTCCAAAAGCCCGGCCGGTGCGCATCAATGGGTCGCTAAAAATGCCGAAGCAATTATTCCGGATGCTTTTGATAGTACAAAAAAACACCTGCCGACAATGCTTACCACTGACTTATCGTTAAGATTAGATCCTGTTTATGAAAAAATATCACGTCGTTTTCTCGAAAACCCTGATGCTTTTGCAGATGCCTTTGCACGCGCATGGTTTAAATTGACACATCGGGATATGGGACCACGTACCCGTTATCTCGGACCTGACGTTCCTCAGGAAGTATTATTATGGCAAGATCCTATTCCAGAGATCAACCACAAATTAATCGATGAGAACGATATAATTCAATTAAAAGAAGAAATAGTAAATTCAGGGCTCAGTATATCTCAATTGGTAGGAACGGCATGGGCTTCGGCATCTACCTTTAGAGGATCCGATAAGCGTGGAGGCGCAAATGGTGCGCGTATACGACTGGCGCCTCAAAAAGACTGGGAGATCAATAATCCCGCACAACTTAAACAGGTTTTAGACAAACTGGAAACTATCAAAACAGCGTTTGATGCTTCACAAAAGGATGGAAAAAAAGTTTCACTCGCCGACTTAATCGTTTTAGCGGGTTGTGCAGGAGTCGAAAAAGCAGCTAAAGCGTCAGGATATATGGTTGTAGTGCCTTTCGCTCCGGGTCGTATGGACGCCTCTTTAGAACAAACGGATGTTGTATCATTTGGCTATCTTGAACCTAAAGCAGATGGTTTTAGAAATTACCGTAAAATAAAATCGACCGTTTCGACAGAAGTACTTCTTATTGATAAAGCAAATTTATTAACCCTTACGGCACCAGAATTGACAGTACTTTTAGGAGGACTTCGTGTTTTGGATATCAATGCTGATGGTACCAAAAACGGGGTCTTTACACATCGCCCGGGGCAGCTTACCAATGACTTTTTTATAAATCTCCTTGATATGAATACACAATGGCGAGCGGTTTCGAATGATCAAGAATTATATGCCGGAAACGATCGAAC